The proteins below come from a single Oscillospiraceae bacterium genomic window:
- a CDS encoding ATP-dependent Clp protease ATP-binding subunit, protein MLCVKCQKRPAVVFVQRLENGKPVQEGYCLTCARAMHIQPVDDLMKQFGMSDQDLENMEERMGSFLQEAADSGMLAPMMGSEEAETGDDAAAQDDFVPGGSPVFPFGFGARQNKDDAKPKNGKKEKAPRRKFLETYCENLTQKARDGKTDRIIGRDREIYRTIQILCRRQKNNPCLIGEAGVGKTAIAEGIAQRIAEGKVPARLQDKEIYLLDMTSLVAGTQFRGQFEQRVKGLISEVKAAGNIILFIDEIHSIVGAGDSDGSMNAANIMKPALSRGQMQVIGATTFAEYRKYIEKDSALERRFQPVKVEEPSLLDTIEVIKGIRIYYEKHHCVRVPDAIVTSIVKLSERYITDRFLPDKAIDLLDEACACCNLRHPEITELLETQRKVTELEAREHELENPEPQNGQDAAIDYEALAAVKTDLAQQREKLPALQLKAAEIEVTMDDVAQVIELWTGVPAVKIKETEYGRLQGLEDALKAHIIGQDEAVHAVAGAIKRARADLSGRHRPASFIFVGPTGVGKTELVKQLANQLFDTVDPLISIDMSEYMEKYAVSRLIGSPPGYVGYDEAGQLTEKVRRHPYSVVLFDEIEKAHPDVMNILLQILDEGKINDAQGRTVDFSNTVICMTSNAGSTDQSGATGFGKKAEVASADRSMKALQEFLRPEFIGRVDEIITFRPLSEEDLERIAALMLDEYKPGLAAHGITLHYDQPALADIVAESSAKYGARELRRTIRKTIEDPISNALVDGRLNGSEVTLALVDRDGKAVLDI, encoded by the coding sequence ATGCTTTGTGTTAAATGCCAAAAACGCCCCGCCGTTGTCTTTGTGCAGCGGCTTGAAAACGGCAAGCCTGTTCAGGAGGGCTACTGCCTGACCTGCGCCCGCGCCATGCACATCCAGCCTGTGGACGACCTGATGAAGCAGTTCGGCATGTCGGATCAGGATCTGGAAAATATGGAGGAGCGGATGGGCAGCTTCCTGCAGGAGGCTGCCGACTCCGGTATGCTTGCCCCCATGATGGGCAGCGAGGAGGCCGAGACCGGCGATGACGCCGCCGCGCAGGACGATTTTGTGCCGGGCGGCAGCCCTGTGTTCCCGTTCGGCTTCGGTGCGCGCCAGAACAAGGACGACGCCAAGCCCAAAAACGGCAAGAAGGAAAAGGCTCCCCGCCGCAAATTCCTCGAAACCTACTGCGAGAATCTGACCCAGAAGGCCCGGGACGGCAAGACCGACCGCATCATCGGCCGTGACCGTGAAATTTACCGCACGATTCAAATTCTTTGCCGCCGTCAGAAGAACAACCCCTGTCTGATCGGCGAGGCCGGTGTCGGCAAGACCGCCATCGCCGAGGGCATTGCCCAGCGCATCGCCGAGGGCAAGGTTCCCGCGCGGCTGCAGGACAAGGAGATCTACCTGCTGGACATGACCTCCCTTGTGGCAGGCACCCAGTTCCGCGGCCAGTTTGAGCAGCGCGTCAAGGGCCTTATCAGCGAGGTCAAGGCCGCCGGCAACATCATTCTGTTTATTGACGAGATCCACTCCATCGTGGGCGCGGGCGATTCGGACGGCTCGATGAATGCTGCCAACATCATGAAGCCCGCGCTCTCCCGCGGGCAGATGCAGGTCATCGGCGCGACCACCTTTGCCGAGTACCGCAAATATATCGAGAAGGATTCCGCGCTCGAGCGCCGTTTCCAGCCCGTCAAGGTCGAGGAGCCGTCCCTGCTGGATACGATCGAGGTCATCAAGGGCATCCGCATCTATTACGAGAAGCACCACTGCGTCCGTGTGCCGGACGCCATCGTCACCAGCATCGTCAAGCTGTCGGAGCGCTATATCACCGACCGTTTCCTGCCCGACAAGGCCATCGACCTGCTGGACGAGGCCTGTGCCTGCTGCAACCTGCGCCACCCCGAGATTACCGAGCTGCTGGAGACACAGCGCAAGGTCACGGAGCTGGAGGCACGCGAGCATGAGCTGGAGAATCCCGAGCCGCAGAACGGTCAGGACGCCGCCATCGACTACGAGGCACTTGCCGCCGTCAAAACCGATCTGGCGCAGCAGCGCGAAAAGCTGCCTGCTCTGCAGCTGAAGGCCGCTGAGATCGAGGTCACAATGGACGATGTGGCGCAGGTCATTGAGTTGTGGACCGGCGTGCCCGCCGTCAAGATCAAGGAGACCGAGTACGGCCGCCTGCAGGGGCTGGAGGATGCCCTGAAAGCGCACATCATCGGGCAGGACGAGGCCGTCCACGCCGTGGCCGGTGCCATCAAGCGCGCCCGCGCCGACCTGTCCGGCCGCCACCGCCCCGCCAGCTTTATCTTTGTCGGCCCGACCGGTGTCGGCAAGACCGAGCTGGTCAAGCAGCTGGCCAACCAGCTTTTTGACACAGTGGACCCGCTCATCTCGATCGACATGAGCGAATATATGGAAAAATATGCGGTGTCCCGTCTGATCGGCTCGCCTCCGGGCTATGTCGGCTACGATGAGGCCGGGCAGCTGACCGAGAAGGTGCGCCGCCACCCCTACAGCGTTGTGCTGTTTGACGAAATCGAAAAAGCGCACCCCGATGTCATGAACATCCTGCTGCAGATTTTGGACGAGGGCAAGATCAACGATGCACAGGGCCGCACGGTGGACTTTTCCAACACGGTCATCTGCATGACCTCCAACGCCGGCTCGACCGACCAGAGCGGCGCGACCGGCTTCGGCAAAAAGGCCGAGGTGGCCAGTGCCGACCGCAGCATGAAGGCGCTGCAGGAGTTTCTGCGGCCCGAGTTCATCGGCCGTGTGGATGAGATCATCACCTTCCGCCCGCTGAGCGAGGAGGATCTTGAGCGGATCGCCGCGCTGATGCTGGATGAGTACAAGCCGGGTCTTGCTGCCCACGGCATCACGCTGCACTACGACCAGCCCGCCCTTGCGGACATTGTTGCCGAAAGCTCCGCCAAGTACGGCGCACGCGAGCTGCGCCGCACCATCCGCAAAACCATCGAGGACCCGATCTCCAATGCGCTGGTGGACGGCCGCCTGAACGGCAGCGAGGTCACGCTTGCGCTGGTTGACCGCGACGGAAAAGCTGTACTGGATATATAA
- the ruvB gene encoding Holliday junction branch migration DNA helicase RuvB, translating to MVSPDACSADAEEVSLRPKTLDDYVGQEKAKGNLRVYLRAAQQRGEPMDHILLYGPPGLGKTTLAGIVAQEMGVQIRITSGPAIEKPGDLAALLTNLQEGDVLFIDEIHRLSRQVEEVLYPALEDFALDIMIGKGPSAQSIRINLPRFTLVGATTRAGQLTGPLRDRFGILLKLELYSPRELGHIISRSAGILGVPITEEGALELARCARGTPRIANRLLKRVRDFATVQGDGTIDEETAIAARRWMDIDELGLDELDRSVLRAIIEMYGGGPVGLDTLAAALGEESVTLEDICEPYLMQMGMLTRTPRGRCVTRLAYEHLHMAVPRRFDDNDNGQQSMF from the coding sequence ACTATGTAGGTCAGGAGAAGGCCAAGGGCAACCTGCGGGTCTACCTGCGGGCGGCGCAGCAGCGCGGCGAGCCGATGGATCACATCCTGCTCTACGGCCCGCCGGGTCTGGGCAAAACCACACTGGCCGGTATTGTGGCGCAGGAGATGGGTGTGCAGATCCGCATCACCTCCGGCCCCGCCATCGAGAAGCCCGGCGATCTGGCCGCCCTGCTCACGAATCTGCAGGAGGGCGATGTCCTTTTTATTGACGAGATCCACCGCCTGTCCCGTCAGGTGGAGGAGGTCCTTTACCCCGCGCTGGAGGATTTTGCCCTCGACATCATGATCGGCAAGGGTCCCAGCGCCCAGAGCATCCGCATCAATCTGCCCCGGTTCACACTGGTGGGTGCCACCACCCGCGCCGGGCAGCTGACCGGCCCCCTGCGCGACCGCTTCGGCATCCTGCTCAAGCTGGAGCTGTACAGCCCGCGGGAGCTGGGGCATATCATCAGCCGCAGCGCCGGGATTTTAGGCGTGCCGATCACCGAGGAGGGCGCGCTTGAGCTGGCGCGCTGCGCCCGCGGCACGCCGCGCATCGCCAACCGCCTGCTCAAGCGGGTGCGCGACTTTGCCACCGTGCAGGGCGATGGCACCATTGACGAGGAGACCGCCATCGCCGCCCGCCGGTGGATGGACATTGACGAGCTGGGTCTGGATGAGCTGGACCGCAGCGTGCTGCGCGCCATCATCGAGATGTACGGCGGCGGCCCCGTAGGTCTGGACACGCTGGCTGCCGCCCTGGGCGAGGAGAGCGTCACGCTGGAGGACATCTGCGAGCCCTACCTGATGCAGATGGGCATGCTGACACGCACCCCGCGCGGCCGCTGTGTGACCCGACTTGCCTATGAGCATCTGCACATGGCCGTGCCCCGCCGCTTTGACGACAATGACAACGGCCAGCAGAGTATGTTTTGA
- a CDS encoding energy-coupling factor transporter transmembrane protein EcfT: protein MLKDITIGQHFPGHSVLHRCDPRLKLVATIAYIIVLFIAPNPLGLALSIGLLALLYRIARIPGRMILKSLKPIVPIILFTAVLNLFFVTGQGEPLVHFWVLNIYAEGIKYAVLLAVRVCALIAGTSLLTYTTSPIVLTDAIESLLRPLAKLHFPVHELAMMMTIALRFIPTLIEETEKIMNAQKARGAMLDSGTFTQRIKALVPILIPLFISAFRRADELAMAMECRCYHGGEGRTRLKQLKFTSEDFRCMVVIIVALVVIACTRFFVPGLA from the coding sequence ATGCTCAAGGATATTACGATCGGTCAGCATTTTCCGGGGCATTCAGTGCTGCACCGCTGTGACCCCCGGTTAAAGCTGGTTGCCACCATCGCCTACATCATTGTGCTGTTTATCGCACCGAACCCGCTGGGGCTGGCGCTCTCGATCGGCCTTTTGGCCCTGCTTTACCGCATCGCCCGCATCCCCGGCAGGATGATTTTGAAAAGCCTGAAGCCCATCGTGCCCATAATCCTCTTCACCGCCGTGCTGAACCTTTTCTTCGTCACAGGGCAGGGGGAGCCGCTGGTGCATTTCTGGGTGCTGAACATCTATGCCGAGGGCATCAAGTACGCCGTTTTGCTGGCTGTGCGCGTCTGCGCCCTCATTGCAGGCACCAGCCTTTTGACCTACACGACCAGCCCCATCGTGCTGACCGATGCCATCGAGAGCCTGCTGCGCCCGCTGGCCAAGCTGCACTTTCCGGTGCATGAGCTGGCCATGATGATGACGATCGCCCTGCGGTTTATCCCGACTTTGATTGAGGAAACCGAAAAGATCATGAACGCCCAGAAGGCCCGCGGTGCCATGCTGGACAGCGGCACCTTCACCCAGCGCATCAAGGCGCTGGTGCCGATCCTGATCCCGCTGTTTATCTCGGCGTTCCGCCGTGCCGATGAGCTGGCCATGGCCATGGAGTGCCGCTGCTACCACGGCGGCGAGGGCCGCACGCGGCTGAAGCAGTTGAAGTTCACGAGCGAGGATTTCCGCTGCATGGTAGTCATCATTGTGGCGCTGGTGGTCATCGCCTGCACGCGGTTCTTCGTGCCGGGGCTGGCATAA
- a CDS encoding DUF5711 family protein, with product MNKAEKERLARRQRMLAREQGQAPEAGIRGTSGDISLRTPKPVRRAAPPPKTADPAAGERGARLKSLTPLYKQRQHRRRVFFGVLIAVLAVAITVLTGALSASLAMLGDTVDSALLYINRTDGSWPATTGISEPLQIEPLAGGFVELGAEDVLVYSAYGAKILSLQPSYARPVLAVGGTHFAVYNRAGNELTICSRTRTLYSQSFDAGILLCAMSNNNSLAVVTESGRYAAQVQVFDPSLHLLYSWEMTQSAGTPIALDFSPDSRRFAAGMLSAREGQLSCSVYFMSMDANAEGPVYTADQGSMLLRLDWQSERRVMAVFDTYLAVLDPTTGTETARYDYGGAALQSVAPGRRQTALLLTVRGGNNLVTLSETLTPMAEIPARQAFGVSATDTDIYLLCPDAVECYGYDGVQNWVYSDLASRPLAVVNAAKPLLFTGSRAEVLEGGS from the coding sequence ATGAACAAGGCAGAAAAAGAACGCCTGGCACGGCGGCAGCGGATGCTGGCGCGGGAGCAGGGGCAGGCCCCCGAGGCAGGCATCCGCGGCACCAGCGGGGACATCAGTCTGCGCACCCCCAAGCCGGTGCGCCGCGCCGCCCCGCCGCCAAAGACCGCCGACCCCGCAGCAGGGGAGCGCGGCGCGCGGCTCAAATCCCTGACGCCGCTCTACAAGCAGCGGCAGCACCGGCGGCGGGTATTCTTCGGCGTGCTCATTGCCGTGCTGGCCGTTGCCATCACCGTGCTGACAGGCGCCTTGTCGGCCTCCCTCGCCATGCTGGGGGATACGGTGGACAGTGCGCTGCTCTATATCAACCGCACAGACGGCAGTTGGCCCGCCACCACAGGCATCAGCGAGCCGCTGCAGATCGAGCCGCTTGCGGGCGGCTTTGTCGAGCTGGGGGCCGAGGATGTGCTTGTCTATTCGGCCTACGGCGCCAAGATCCTCAGTCTGCAGCCCTCCTACGCGCGGCCTGTGCTGGCCGTGGGCGGCACCCATTTTGCCGTGTACAACCGCGCCGGAAACGAGCTGACGATCTGCAGCCGGACCCGGACACTCTATTCCCAGAGCTTTGACGCGGGCATCCTGCTTTGTGCCATGTCCAACAACAATTCGCTTGCCGTTGTCACGGAGTCGGGCCGCTACGCCGCGCAGGTGCAGGTGTTTGACCCCTCGCTGCATTTGCTGTACAGCTGGGAGATGACCCAGTCCGCCGGTACGCCGATCGCACTGGATTTCTCCCCTGACAGCCGCCGGTTCGCCGCCGGTATGCTCAGCGCCCGGGAGGGGCAGCTGAGCTGCTCGGTCTATTTTATGAGTATGGACGCCAACGCCGAAGGCCCTGTCTACACCGCCGATCAGGGCAGCATGCTCCTGCGGCTTGACTGGCAGAGTGAGCGGCGGGTCATGGCGGTGTTCGACACCTACCTTGCCGTGCTGGACCCCACGACCGGCACCGAGACCGCCCGCTATGACTACGGTGGGGCTGCGCTGCAGAGCGTGGCACCCGGCCGCCGCCAGACCGCCCTGCTGCTGACGGTGCGCGGCGGCAACAACCTTGTCACCCTGTCGGAGACCCTGACCCCCATGGCCGAGATACCGGCCCGGCAGGCCTTTGGTGTGTCGGCCACGGATACCGACATCTACCTGCTCTGCCCCGATGCCGTGGAGTGCTACGGCTATGACGGCGTGCAGAACTGGGTGTACAGTGACCTTGCCTCCCGCCCGCTGGCGGTTGTGAACGCCGCAAAGCCGCTGCTGTTCACGGGCAGCCGGGCGGAGGTGCTGGAGGGCGGCTCGTAG
- a CDS encoding class I SAM-dependent methyltransferase, producing MRPADSWRDYELLDATNHNRLERWGSTLLIRPDPQVIWKNAETSPLWANADAVYYRSAKGGGQWDYHKRLPQKWQIHWNDLTLIVSPTGFKHTGVFPEQAVNWAWYQEKIRAAGRPIRVLNLFGYTGGATLACLAAGASVTHVDASKGMVAWARENAAASGLAERPCRWIVDDCVKFVQREIRRGSKYDAVIMDPPSYGRGPGGEIWKLEDNVYDLITLTEQVLSDDPLFFAINSYTEGLSPAVMEYIVKTTLCPVTGGHTHCDEIGLPVSATGGVVPCGATAIWER from the coding sequence ATGCGCCCTGCTGATTCTTGGCGGGATTATGAGCTGCTGGATGCCACCAACCACAATCGGTTGGAGCGCTGGGGCAGCACCCTGCTGATCCGACCTGACCCGCAGGTCATCTGGAAAAATGCCGAAACCAGCCCGCTGTGGGCGAACGCTGATGCCGTCTACTACCGCTCCGCCAAGGGCGGCGGGCAGTGGGATTACCACAAAAGGCTGCCCCAGAAGTGGCAGATCCACTGGAACGACCTGACCCTGATCGTCAGCCCCACCGGCTTCAAGCACACCGGCGTCTTTCCGGAGCAGGCCGTCAACTGGGCGTGGTATCAGGAAAAGATCCGCGCAGCCGGCCGGCCGATCCGGGTGCTGAACCTCTTTGGCTACACGGGTGGCGCCACACTGGCGTGCCTTGCGGCCGGTGCTTCGGTCACCCATGTGGACGCGAGCAAGGGCATGGTGGCCTGGGCGCGGGAAAACGCCGCCGCAAGCGGCCTTGCTGAGCGCCCCTGCCGCTGGATCGTCGACGACTGCGTGAAGTTCGTGCAGCGCGAGATCCGCCGCGGCAGCAAATACGATGCCGTCATCATGGACCCGCCGAGCTACGGCCGCGGCCCCGGCGGTGAGATCTGGAAGCTGGAGGACAATGTCTACGACCTCATCACCCTGACGGAGCAGGTCCTGAGCGATGACCCGCTGTTCTTTGCCATCAACTCCTACACCGAGGGTTTAAGCCCGGCGGTCATGGAATACATCGTTAAAACGACGCTCTGCCCCGTCACGGGCGGCCACACCCACTGCGATGAGATCGGTCTGCCGGTCTCCGCCACCGGCGGTGTTGTGCCCTGCGGCGCAACCGCCATCTGGGAGAGATAA
- a CDS encoding energy-coupling factor transporter ATPase, whose protein sequence is MSEIIRVENLSYIYNQGMPDETKALDDVSFTVEEGDFVGIIGSTGSGKSTLISHFNGLNRPTSGRVLVDGRDLWEQGADLRSFRFLVGLVMQYPEYQLFEETCARDIAYGPRNMGLDEEEVQRRVREAAAFVGLSDELLQKSPFELSGGQKRRVAIAGVMAMHPRVLVLDEPAAGLDPEGRDTILSQIKAYHEKTGITVLLVSHSMEDIAKYANRVLVMHRAKIAMYDTVEKVFAHAQQLLELGLSVPQVTQIFLKLRQMGLDIPADVYTIPYAVKTIRRALAAKQAGEVQ, encoded by the coding sequence ATGTCCGAGATCATTCGTGTAGAAAATTTGAGCTACATTTACAATCAGGGTATGCCGGACGAGACCAAAGCGCTGGACGATGTTTCGTTCACCGTGGAGGAGGGCGACTTCGTGGGCATCATTGGCTCCACGGGCAGCGGCAAATCGACCCTGATCAGCCACTTCAACGGCCTGAACCGCCCGACCTCCGGCCGTGTGCTGGTGGACGGCCGCGACCTGTGGGAGCAGGGCGCCGACCTGCGCAGCTTCCGCTTCCTTGTCGGCCTTGTGATGCAGTACCCCGAGTACCAGCTCTTTGAGGAGACCTGCGCCCGGGACATTGCCTACGGCCCGCGCAACATGGGTCTGGACGAGGAGGAGGTGCAGCGCCGTGTCCGCGAGGCTGCCGCCTTTGTCGGCCTTTCGGACGAGCTTTTGCAGAAAAGCCCCTTTGAGCTGTCCGGCGGGCAGAAGCGCCGTGTTGCCATCGCAGGTGTCATGGCGATGCACCCGCGTGTGCTGGTGCTGGACGAGCCGGCCGCCGGCCTCGACCCCGAGGGCCGCGACACCATCCTGAGCCAGATCAAGGCCTACCACGAAAAGACCGGCATCACAGTCCTGCTGGTCAGCCACTCGATGGAGGATATTGCCAAGTACGCCAACCGCGTGCTGGTCATGCACCGCGCCAAAATCGCCATGTACGACACAGTGGAAAAGGTCTTTGCCCACGCACAGCAGCTGCTTGAGCTGGGGCTGTCGGTGCCGCAGGTCACCCAGATCTTTTTAAAGCTGCGCCAGATGGGGCTGGACATCCCGGCGGATGTCTACACGATCCCCTACGCCGTCAAGACGATCCGCCGGGCGCTGGCCGCCAAGCAGGCAGGGGAGGTACAGTAA
- a CDS encoding energy-coupling factor transporter ATPase, producing MPREEPMINVQNIHFRYDPEQPSYAVDGVSLAIHRGEFVAVLGANGCGKSTLAKHFNAILLPEAGTVLVEGMDTRNEDHLYDVRQKVGMVFQNPDNQIVATIVEEDVAFAPENLGVPPEEIRTRIDEAMKLAGIYEKRDAAPYKLSGGQKQRVAIAGVIAMRPDCLVLDESTAMLDPHGRSQVMKTIRQLREAGITIVSITHYMEEAAQADRVLVMSRGRIVMEGTPEQVFSQTERLHSYHLDVPQAAELRDELVKLGIPMPENVITPEACAEELFKLLK from the coding sequence ATGCCGAGAGAAGAACCGATGATCAATGTCCAGAACATCCATTTCCGCTATGACCCCGAGCAGCCCAGCTATGCAGTGGACGGCGTGAGCCTTGCCATCCACCGCGGTGAGTTCGTGGCTGTGCTGGGTGCCAACGGCTGCGGCAAATCCACGCTGGCCAAGCACTTCAACGCGATCCTCCTGCCCGAGGCGGGCACGGTGCTGGTTGAGGGGATGGACACCCGCAACGAGGATCATCTCTACGATGTGCGCCAGAAGGTGGGCATGGTATTTCAGAACCCTGACAACCAGATCGTTGCCACCATCGTGGAGGAGGATGTCGCCTTTGCACCGGAGAACCTTGGCGTTCCGCCTGAGGAGATCCGCACCCGCATTGACGAGGCCATGAAACTGGCCGGCATCTATGAAAAGCGCGATGCCGCCCCCTACAAGCTTTCCGGCGGGCAGAAGCAGCGCGTTGCCATTGCGGGCGTTATCGCCATGCGGCCGGACTGCCTTGTTCTGGACGAATCGACCGCCATGCTTGACCCGCACGGCCGCAGTCAGGTCATGAAAACGATCCGCCAGCTGCGGGAGGCCGGTATCACGATCGTCTCGATCACCCATTATATGGAGGAGGCCGCCCAGGCCGACCGCGTGCTGGTCATGAGCAGGGGCCGCATCGTGATGGAGGGCACCCCTGAGCAGGTGTTCAGCCAGACGGAGCGGTTGCACAGCTACCATCTGGATGTGCCGCAGGCCGCCGAGCTGCGCGATGAGCTGGTCAAGCTCGGCATCCCCATGCCGGAGAATGTGATTACGCCCGAGGCGTGCGCGGAGGAGTTGTTTAAGCTGCTGAAATAA
- a CDS encoding CvpA family protein: MSFSPALIYDFLFLAIFSFAAVKSWQKGFLAGLTELVGAVLGVGVAVWGSRTLAPEVYTRFFSDSVTARVNEAVAQSGGDIAAALQQLDFLPESLRTAAANALQTAGDQLPEKLTALLEPLFLPLVQVVLFVLLCLIVRWVFALLVRLLRGVNALPLLGGANRLLGLCLGLVTGALDCWLVALALWFAAGITAGKFDWLTPAALQQSIGYSFFGAFNPFLVHY, translated from the coding sequence ATGTCCTTTTCACCTGCGCTTATCTATGATTTTCTTTTTCTTGCCATCTTCTCGTTTGCCGCCGTCAAAAGCTGGCAGAAGGGTTTTCTCGCCGGTCTGACCGAACTGGTCGGCGCGGTGCTGGGCGTCGGCGTTGCCGTCTGGGGCAGCCGCACACTCGCCCCCGAGGTCTACACCCGCTTTTTCAGCGATTCCGTGACTGCCCGTGTCAATGAGGCCGTAGCCCAGTCCGGCGGGGACATCGCCGCCGCCCTGCAGCAGCTGGATTTCCTGCCCGAATCGCTGCGCACCGCTGCCGCCAACGCGCTGCAGACCGCCGGAGATCAGCTGCCCGAAAAGCTCACCGCCCTGCTGGAGCCGCTGTTCCTGCCGCTTGTGCAGGTCGTGCTTTTTGTGCTGCTCTGCCTGATCGTGCGCTGGGTGTTCGCCCTGCTGGTCCGGCTGCTGCGCGGCGTCAATGCGCTGCCGCTGCTGGGCGGGGCCAACCGCCTGCTCGGGCTTTGTCTGGGCCTTGTCACCGGCGCGCTGGACTGCTGGCTCGTGGCGCTGGCCCTATGGTTTGCGGCCGGCATCACCGCAGGCAAGTTCGACTGGCTGACCCCCGCCGCGCTGCAGCAGAGCATCGGCTACAGCTTCTTCGGCGCGTTCAACCCGTTTTTAGTCCATTATTAA
- the truA gene encoding tRNA pseudouridine(38-40) synthase TruA, translating to MTYLLWISYKGTNYAGFQVQPNAPTVCAVLQDAMQAVLGQRPDVKGCSRTDAGVHARRFALSFCYTGRVPMQKLVPALNAHLPPDIRAVDIRPVPDSFHARYAAHAKTYHYYLLNTRVDDPFLFDTCHRIWPALDLAAMQAAAAKFVGTHDFSALCASGSSAAAHGDTVRTITDCTVVQSGDLFTISVTADGYLYNMVRILAGTLVQAGLHKRTPDSIPPLLESRDRKQAGPTLPAKGLFLERVEYPGLDAIS from the coding sequence ATGACCTATCTACTTTGGATCTCCTACAAGGGTACAAACTACGCCGGCTTTCAGGTGCAGCCCAACGCACCGACAGTCTGCGCCGTTTTGCAGGATGCCATGCAGGCCGTGCTGGGCCAGCGGCCCGATGTAAAGGGCTGCTCCCGCACTGATGCGGGCGTCCATGCGCGGCGTTTCGCGCTCAGCTTCTGCTATACTGGCAGGGTGCCGATGCAAAAGCTTGTTCCGGCGCTCAACGCCCATCTGCCGCCGGATATACGCGCGGTGGACATCCGCCCCGTGCCGGACAGCTTTCATGCGCGGTACGCCGCCCACGCCAAGACCTATCACTACTACCTGCTGAACACGCGGGTGGATGATCCCTTTCTGTTTGACACCTGCCACCGGATCTGGCCTGCGCTGGATCTGGCCGCCATGCAGGCGGCTGCCGCAAAATTCGTAGGTACACATGATTTTTCAGCGCTCTGCGCCTCCGGCTCCAGCGCTGCCGCCCATGGGGACACAGTGCGAACTATTACAGATTGTACTGTTGTACAAAGCGGAGATTTATTTACAATTTCCGTCACGGCTGACGGTTACCTGTACAATATGGTGCGTATTCTGGCCGGTACGCTGGTTCAGGCCGGGCTGCACAAGCGCACGCCCGACAGTATCCCCCCACTATTGGAAAGCCGCGACCGCAAACAAGCAGGGCCGACCCTGCCCGCCAAGGGGTTGTTTTTGGAGAGGGTGGAGTATCCGGGGTTGGATGCCATTTCGTAG